DNA sequence from the Pseudoglutamicibacter cumminsii genome:
TCCTGCATCAGCCGCCGCAGGGTCTGGATCACGACGGCGTTGGCCAGCCCCAGCGAATGCGCGGCTTGTTCTGTGGTGAAGGGGCCGTGGGTGCGGGCATAACGCAGCACGAGGTCTTCGAGCGGCGCTTCGACGGGTTCGAGGAACGCGACCGGGACACCCATGGGCAGCGGGATGCCCAGGGCATCCCGTAGACGTGCCGCATCCTCGATCGCGGCATACATCTCAGAGCCACGGATCCTGACCTTGAGCGCGCGCCGCTGAGCCACGAGCTCATCAGCCCACGCCGCCGCGTCCTCAACCGACGCGTGCGGTGCGGCACCTGCGCCGGCGTCGCTATCCGCGCCGCCATCGTGGGCGCCTGCACCGCCAGTCCGGCCATCGTCGTCCTGACCATCGGGCGGGTTGAGGCGGGCCGCGAGTTCTTCGGCGTTGAGTGGGCCGAGAACCCGCAACACATCGGCGACCCCTTCAAGCCCCCACGCCCGCCGAGAGGGTGCGAGTCGTTGGGCTTCGGCTTCGACTGCGGTGATGATGTCCGCGTCGAGCAGTTCGCGTAGTTCGCCGCGGCCCAGGATTTCGTTGAGCAGCTTAGGATCCAGGCTCAGCGCGGCCGCGCGCCGTTCCGCGAGCGGAGAGTCGCCCTCATACAGGAACTGTGCGACGTACCCGAACAGGAGGCTTTGCGCGAACGGCGAGGGTTCGCGGGTCTCAACCTCGGTGATGCGCACCGCGCGGGAAGCGAGCTTTTCGGTCAGCGCGCGCAGTGCCGGCATGTCGTAGACGTCCTGGAGGACCTCGCGCACGGTTTCCATGACGATGGGGAACGTCGGATGCTTGGCCGCTACTGCGAGTAGTTGTGCGGCTCGTTGGCGTTGTTGCCATAGAGGTGTGCGGCGGCCTGGATCACGCCGAGGCAGGAGCAGGGCACGGGCTGCGCATTCGCGGAAGCGGGCCGCGAAGAGTGCGGAGCCGCCGACGCGTTCGGTCACGATGTCTTCGAGCTCATCGGGTTCGAAGATGAAGATTTCGGCGCCGGGTGGTTCGTCTTCGGCGAGCGGTAGCCGCACGACGATGCCGTCGTCGGATGCCATCGCGGACCCGTCGAGTCCGTAACGTTCCTCGATGCGGGCGGAGACCGCGAGTGCCCACGGCGCGTGCACGGCTTTACCCCATGGTGAGTGGAGCACGAGCCGCCAGTCGCCGAGTTCGTCTTTGAACCGTTCGATCACAAGATGCGTATCGCTCGGTACGCGTCCGGTGGCTTGTTGTTGGTCTTTGATGTAGCGGATGAGGTTGGTCGCGGCCCATTCGTCGAGCCCGGTTGCGATGAGTTCAGCGTGGGTCTCTGTTTCGGGTTGGTGCGCGATGCGGGCTTGGAACGCGCCGAGCGCTTGGCCGAGTTCGGCGGGTCTGCTGAGGTCGTCTCCGTGCCAGAACGGTAGCTTGCCGGGTTCCCCGGCGGCTGGGGTTACGAGGACGCGGTCGAACGTGATGTCTTCGATGCGCCACGCGCTCGCACCGAGCTGGATGACTTCGCCGATGCGGGTTTCGTAGACCATTTCTTCGTCGAGTTCGCCTACGCGTTTGTTGCCGGTTCCAGCTTGGTCGCCGTCGGCTAGGAATACGCCGAAGAGCCCGCGGTCTGGGATGGTTCCGCCGCTGGTGACGGCGAGGCGTTGCGCGCCGGGCCGGGCGGTTATGGTGCCTTCGTCGCGGTCCCAGATGATGCGGGGGCGTAGTTCCGCGAAGTCGGCGGACGGGTATTTGCCGGCGAGCAGGTCGAGCACGGCAATGTAGGCCGAATGCGGTAGCGATGCGTAGGGTGCGCTGCGGCGGACGGTGTCGTACCAGGTTTCGACGTCGAGGGTATCCAGCGCGGCAGCGGCGACGGTGTGTTGTGCGAGGACGTCGAGTGGGTTGGCGGGGATCGCCATGGTTTCGATGAGTCCTTCATGCATCCGCTGCACCGTGATGGTCGTGGAGACGAGGTCGTTGCGGTGTTTGGGGAAGAAGTGGCCGTGGGATTCGGCGCCGACGTGGTGGCCGGCTCGGCCTACGCGTTGCAGTCCGGCGGAGACGGCACCGGGGGATTCGATCTGGATGACGAGGTCTACGTCTCCCATGTCGATGCCGAGTTCGAGCGAGCTGGTCGCAACCACGCATGTGAGCGCGCCGGTTTTGAGGGATTCTTCGATCGCGGCGCGGCGCTCTTTGGACACGGAGCCGTGGTGGGCCATCACGATGTCCGGCACGGCTGTTTCTGTTCCGGTGCGTTCGTTTTCGTGGCGGGTGTTGAGCTCGTTGAGCGCGGTGGTGAGTTTTTCTGCGAGCCGCCGGGAGTTGACGAACACGATGGTGGATCGGTGGGCGCGGATGAGGCTGAGGACGCGTTCTTCGATGTGGGGCCAGATGCTGGCGCTCGCGACGTCGGTGGGGAGGCCGGTTTGTGGAGCGGGTGCGGTCGCGAGGTCCGCGAGGTCGGGCACGGGGACGGTCACGCGGAGGTCCCATGTTTTTTCTGATGGCGGGGCAACGATCGTGACCGGCTGGTTTCCGCCTAGGAAACGCGCGACTTCTTCGTGTGGTTCGACTGTCGCGGAGAGCCCGACGCGTTGCGC
Encoded proteins:
- a CDS encoding DEAD/DEAH box helicase; amino-acid sequence: MALQTPNAETILGRFSEPTRTWFNGAFPQPTAAQLGAWDSISQGNHTLVIAPTGSGKTLSAFLWSLDQLLHGKQHPAADEKPQGTEIDGTEKPCTEKRGKKKRTRVLYISPLKALGTDVERNLRAPLIGITQTARHLNQAADSKTALENTASEIATPEITVGIRTGDTPVNQRRKLISNPPDILITTPESLYLMLTSKARETLSNIDTVIIDEVHALASTKRGAHLAVSLERLDNLLAKPAQRVGLSATVEPHEEVARFLGGNQPVTIVAPPSEKTWDLRVTVPVPDLADLATAPAPQTGLPTDVASASIWPHIEERVLSLIRAHRSTIVFVNSRRLAEKLTTALNELNTRHENERTGTETAVPDIVMAHHGSVSKERRAAIEESLKTGALTCVVATSSLELGIDMGDVDLVIQIESPGAVSAGLQRVGRAGHHVGAESHGHFFPKHRNDLVSTTITVQRMHEGLIETMAIPANPLDVLAQHTVAAAALDTLDVETWYDTVRRSAPYASLPHSAYIAVLDLLAGKYPSADFAELRPRIIWDRDEGTITARPGAQRLAVTSGGTIPDRGLFGVFLADGDQAGTGNKRVGELDEEMVYETRIGEVIQLGASAWRIEDITFDRVLVTPAAGEPGKLPFWHGDDLSRPAELGQALGAFQARIAHQPETETHAELIATGLDEWAATNLIRYIKDQQQATGRVPSDTHLVIERFKDELGDWRLVLHSPWGKAVHAPWALAVSARIEERYGLDGSAMASDDGIVVRLPLAEDEPPGAEIFIFEPDELEDIVTERVGGSALFAARFRECAARALLLPRRDPGRRTPLWQQRQRAAQLLAVAAKHPTFPIVMETVREVLQDVYDMPALRALTEKLASRAVRITEVETREPSPFAQSLLFGYVAQFLYEGDSPLAERRAAALSLDPKLLNEILGRGELRELLDADIITAVEAEAQRLAPSRRAWGLEGVADVLRVLGPLNAEELAARLNPPDGQDDDGRTGGAGAHDGGADSDAGAGAAPHASVEDAAAWADELVAQRRALKVRIRGSEMYAAIEDAARLRDALGIPLPMGVPVAFLEPVEAPLEDLVLRYARTHGPFTTEQAAHSLGLANAVVIQTLRRLMQDNRIECGEFTPGRTGGEWCDTEILRRIRARTLAALRSEIEPTPQDAYARFLLDWQDVGTGAGRGTQASHSADALRGLDGVYTVIEQLAGVPLPASAWESYVFPARVTDYAPAMLEELLASGDVVFSGAGALAADDGWIAFHTTDTAALSLPLAMPDAVVANGADSKSPADATNPGDATSTDDAAVHSTLHERVLEVLGSGGAFYVGQIAQALAADGADPGATPVTDSVVGSVLWDLLWSGRVTNDSFLPVRSLLTQGKATHQSRSRARTRTTRVGRAGLRGLRSASASKPAVLSPAERLNAGRWAALPAPETDPTLLAAARAEMLLARYGVVTKGGASVEGASFGTLYKVFQRREETGTVRRGYFVEKLGAAQFALSGTVDRLREFVRDNDAPAAAPSATFATGTPAYTAVTLAATDPANPFGGVLPWPDPPAKARPGRKAGALVVMVDGHAALYVERGGRTVISWIDELAHHLTTASGAVPASASAADVQSALTSIVAVSLVEALRRARSQVITLQKVNGEDILGTNLAAALLGAGFSSLPSGVRFRPDF